Proteins encoded together in one Pseudomonas arsenicoxydans window:
- a CDS encoding benzoate/H(+) symporter BenE family transporter, producing MNDATHTQLRPLADTSPSAIVAGFIAMMTGYTSSLVLMFQAGQAAGLTSGQISSWIWAISIGMAVCSIGLSLRYRTPITIAWSTPGAALLITSLGGVSYGEAIGAYITCAVLVTICGLTGSFERLVKRIPASLAAALLAGILFKIGSEIFVAAQHRTGLVLGMFFTYLVIKRLSPRYAVLAALLIGTALSGFMGLLDFSGFHLEVATPVWTTPHFSLAATISIGIPLFVVAMTSQNMPGIAVLRADGYTVPASPLITTTGIASLLLAPFGSHGINLAAISAAICTGPHAHEDRNKRYTAAVWCGIFYGIAGVFGATLAALFAALPKELVLSIAALALFGSIINGLSIAMSEVKEREAALITFMVTASGLTLFSIGSAFWGIVAGVLTLLILNWRKA from the coding sequence ACGTCACCGTCGGCCATCGTCGCCGGCTTTATCGCGATGATGACCGGTTACACCAGCTCCCTGGTCCTGATGTTCCAGGCCGGACAAGCGGCAGGTTTGACCAGCGGGCAGATTTCCTCGTGGATCTGGGCGATCTCGATCGGCATGGCGGTGTGCTCCATCGGTCTGTCCTTGCGTTATCGCACGCCGATCACCATCGCCTGGTCGACGCCCGGCGCAGCGTTGCTGATCACCAGCCTGGGCGGCGTCAGTTACGGCGAAGCCATCGGCGCCTATATTACCTGCGCGGTACTGGTGACGATTTGTGGTTTGACCGGCAGCTTCGAACGCCTGGTGAAAAGAATTCCGGCTTCATTGGCTGCGGCATTGCTGGCGGGGATCCTGTTCAAGATCGGCAGCGAAATCTTCGTCGCCGCCCAGCATCGCACTGGGCTGGTATTGGGAATGTTCTTCACTTACCTGGTGATCAAGCGCCTGTCGCCACGGTATGCGGTGCTTGCAGCATTGCTGATTGGCACGGCACTGTCGGGGTTCATGGGGCTGCTGGATTTCAGCGGCTTCCATCTGGAAGTGGCAACGCCGGTCTGGACCACGCCCCATTTCTCTCTGGCCGCGACCATCAGCATCGGCATCCCGCTGTTCGTGGTGGCAATGACGTCGCAGAACATGCCCGGCATTGCCGTGCTGCGCGCCGACGGCTACACCGTGCCGGCCTCGCCGCTGATCACCACCACCGGGATCGCTTCGTTGCTGCTGGCGCCGTTCGGCTCCCACGGGATCAACCTGGCGGCCATCAGCGCGGCGATCTGCACCGGGCCGCATGCCCATGAAGATCGTAACAAGCGCTACACGGCGGCGGTGTGGTGCGGGATTTTCTACGGGATCGCCGGGGTGTTCGGCGCAACACTGGCGGCGTTGTTTGCCGCGTTGCCTAAAGAGTTGGTGCTGTCGATTGCCGCGCTGGCGCTGTTCGGTTCGATCATCAATGGCTTGAGCATCGCCATGAGCGAAGTGAAGGAGCGTGAAGCGGCGCTGATCACCTTCATGGTCACGGCGTCGGGGCTGACGCTGTTTTCCATCGGGTCGGCGTTCTGGGGGATTGTGGCGGGGGTGTTGACGCTGCTGATCCTGAACTGGCGCAAGGCCTGA
- a CDS encoding SulP family inorganic anion transporter: MLQSLKQTWLSNVRGDVLAGLVVALALIPEAIAFSIIAGVDPKVGLYASFCICAVIAFVGGRPGMISAATGAMALLMVTLVKEHGLQYLLAATLLCGVLQILAGYLKLGSLMRFVSRSVVTGFVNALAILIFMAQLPELTNVTWHVYAMTAAGLGIIYLFPYVPKIGKLIPSPLVCILTLTAIAIYLALDIRTVGDMGQLPDTLPIFLWPEVPLNFETLRIIFPYSAALAVVGLLESMMTATIVDDLTDTTSNKNRECKGQGVANIAAGMLGGMAGCAMIGQSIINVKSGGRTRLSTLCAGIFLLLMVVFLGEWLSKIPMAALVAVMIMVSIGTFSWDSLRNLKEHPLSTNLVMVATVVVVVATHNLAYGVLVGVLLASLFFANKIGHYLDIQSSLDAKDSHRTYTVVGQVFFNSAEKFTNVFDFKEAVKKVTIDLTRAHFWDITAVAALDKVVIKFRREGAEAVVLGLNEASTTIVDRFGVHDKPDAIDKLMSH, from the coding sequence ATGCTGCAATCACTTAAACAAACGTGGTTATCCAACGTCCGTGGAGACGTGCTCGCGGGTCTCGTAGTCGCTCTGGCGCTGATCCCGGAAGCTATCGCCTTTTCCATCATTGCTGGTGTAGACCCTAAGGTCGGTCTTTACGCCTCCTTCTGTATCTGCGCCGTTATCGCCTTCGTCGGCGGTCGCCCTGGCATGATCTCGGCGGCTACCGGTGCCATGGCACTGCTCATGGTCACTCTGGTTAAAGAGCACGGGCTACAGTATCTGCTGGCAGCCACCCTACTCTGTGGGGTGCTCCAGATTCTTGCCGGTTACTTGAAGCTGGGGTCGCTGATGCGATTTGTTTCACGCTCAGTGGTCACCGGCTTCGTAAACGCATTGGCGATTCTGATCTTCATGGCGCAACTGCCTGAACTCACCAATGTCACGTGGCATGTCTACGCCATGACCGCAGCGGGTCTCGGGATCATCTACCTGTTCCCGTATGTACCGAAGATCGGCAAGCTGATTCCCTCACCGCTGGTTTGCATCCTCACGCTGACTGCTATCGCGATTTATCTGGCGTTGGATATCCGCACCGTGGGAGACATGGGTCAGCTACCGGACACACTGCCGATTTTTCTGTGGCCTGAAGTCCCGCTGAACTTTGAAACCCTTCGCATCATCTTCCCGTACTCAGCAGCGCTGGCAGTTGTAGGCCTGCTGGAGTCCATGATGACAGCGACCATCGTCGACGATCTGACAGATACCACCAGTAACAAAAACCGCGAGTGCAAGGGCCAAGGCGTTGCCAACATCGCAGCGGGGATGCTCGGTGGTATGGCCGGCTGCGCCATGATTGGCCAGTCGATCATCAACGTGAAGTCTGGCGGTCGTACTCGCCTTTCAACTTTATGCGCAGGAATCTTCTTGCTGCTGATGGTCGTGTTCCTGGGCGAATGGCTCTCCAAGATCCCGATGGCGGCATTGGTTGCCGTGATGATCATGGTGTCCATTGGCACTTTCAGCTGGGACTCCCTGCGTAATCTAAAAGAGCACCCGTTGTCGACCAATCTCGTCATGGTCGCGACCGTCGTGGTCGTCGTGGCAACGCATAACCTGGCCTACGGTGTATTGGTAGGGGTGCTGCTGGCTTCGCTGTTCTTTGCGAACAAAATCGGCCACTACCTCGACATCCAGTCCAGCCTGGATGCCAAGGATTCACACCGGACGTACACCGTGGTGGGTCAGGTATTTTTCAATTCGGCTGAAAAATTCACCAATGTTTTCGACTTCAAAGAAGCAGTCAAGAAAGTCACCATCGACCTGACCCGAGCGCACTTCTGGGATATCACTGCCGTAGCGGCGCTGGATAAAGTGGTGATCAAGTTCCGCCGTGAAGGCGCTGAAGCTGTGGTGCTGGGTCTGAACGAAGCCAGCACCACCATCGTTGACCGCTTTGGCGTGCATGACAAACCTGACGCCATCGACAAGCTCATGAGCCACTAA
- a CDS encoding class II glutamine amidotransferase, with the protein MCELLAMSSLLPTQLTHSLAALAAHAGGESHNRDGWGVGFYRGRDVALFREPTAASDSELVKLLQNQGPSTKLIVAHLRHATQGAVNLANTGPFARELRGRMRIFAHNGNLRGLGLSAEFDGGCYQAIGESDSEQAFCALLARLQLMEMQYPELPSLHERLFLIGRFAADLRRLGPANFLYSDGDALFAHADRRFNALSGKVEAPALYHWHCPVPHTLLQDEASGEQRVSFIASVPLSEDDWRPMAEGEVIALHDGAVVETLLLGKGKNDL; encoded by the coding sequence ATGTGTGAATTGCTGGCCATGAGCAGCCTGTTGCCTACGCAACTGACGCACTCGCTCGCCGCTCTGGCAGCGCATGCCGGTGGCGAAAGTCACAATCGTGATGGCTGGGGTGTGGGGTTTTACCGGGGACGCGATGTTGCCCTGTTCAGGGAGCCTACTGCCGCCAGTGACAGCGAGTTGGTAAAACTCTTACAGAACCAAGGGCCCAGCACCAAGTTAATCGTTGCGCATCTGAGGCATGCTACTCAGGGGGCGGTCAACTTGGCCAATACGGGGCCATTTGCCCGTGAACTCAGGGGGCGTATGCGTATATTTGCCCATAATGGAAATCTGCGTGGCCTCGGTCTATCCGCCGAGTTCGACGGTGGCTGTTATCAGGCCATAGGGGAAAGCGATTCCGAACAGGCTTTTTGTGCGTTGCTGGCACGCCTGCAACTGATGGAGATGCAGTACCCGGAACTGCCCTCCCTGCATGAGCGCCTGTTCTTGATTGGCCGTTTTGCTGCTGATTTGCGTCGGCTTGGCCCGGCCAATTTTCTTTATAGCGATGGTGATGCGCTATTCGCTCACGCTGATCGACGTTTCAACGCGCTGAGCGGCAAGGTAGAGGCGCCAGCCCTGTACCACTGGCATTGCCCTGTCCCCCATACCTTGTTGCAGGATGAGGCAAGCGGCGAACAGCGGGTGAGCTTCATCGCAAGCGTGCCGCTCAGCGAAGACGACTGGCGGCCAATGGCGGAAGGCGAAGTGATCGCGCTGCACGACGGTGCAGTCGTCGAGACGTTATTGCTCGGCAAGGGCAAGAACGATTTGTAA
- a CDS encoding TIGR02391 family protein, which yields MLALGPLTTESEKSDPKGFANLLLGLSGAVRNALAHTTKLNRPMSEQDA from the coding sequence ATGCTGGCCTTAGGGCCTCTAACCACTGAGTCTGAGAAAAGTGATCCAAAAGGATTCGCGAACCTGCTACTTGGATTGTCGGGGGCAGTCCGAAATGCTCTCGCCCATACGACGAAGTTAAATCGGCCTATGTCCGAGCAGGACGCTTAG
- a CDS encoding MbcA/ParS/Xre antitoxin family protein, producing MNPIELILLQAEQVFGNKAKADAWLNQPKASLGNQSPIELARNEVGYLMVKDALERIDHGYAG from the coding sequence ATGAACCCCATTGAGCTGATCCTGCTCCAAGCCGAGCAAGTCTTTGGCAACAAAGCAAAAGCAGATGCGTGGCTGAACCAACCCAAAGCCTCTCTGGGCAATCAATCACCGATCGAGCTCGCCCGCAATGAAGTTGGGTATCTGATGGTCAAGGATGCGCTTGAGCGAATCGACCATGGATACGCCGGCTAA
- a CDS encoding 50S ribosome-binding protein YggL → MSQNQELGFELNLDFKEDLADEAIDAFLDAFLKEAMEANGLGYVGGDDFGLVCLQKRGSVSEEQRAAVEAWLKGRSELTEATVSPLIDVWYPEKPINPVA, encoded by the coding sequence ATTAGTCAAAATCAAGAGCTGGGTTTCGAACTGAACCTGGATTTCAAAGAAGATTTGGCTGATGAAGCCATTGATGCTTTCCTCGACGCGTTCCTGAAAGAAGCCATGGAAGCCAACGGTCTGGGCTATGTTGGCGGCGACGACTTCGGTCTGGTTTGCCTGCAGAAACGTGGCTCGGTATCCGAAGAGCAGCGTGCCGCTGTTGAAGCCTGGCTCAAAGGCCGCAGCGAACTGACCGAAGCAACCGTCAGCCCGCTGATCGACGTCTGGTACCCGGAAAAGCCGATCAATCCGGTAGCTTGA
- a CDS encoding tetratricopeptide repeat protein, with protein MTSNILSASPAKYRAPTVTTAYQHDKFVLPNGQILCGIGRAGPDLDAYCNSHFQRSWFEVILEIERSLSERLRGIEKRLPALEALLTDGQSPETLRPVFQDIIGTLSALVEHGCLDAQMRIGLLYLSIGEYFEPGGQAQKRGLEEILHAQGNGHPNAAYTLGDYYVEKGCLEEAFCFYQMGHQRGCAVCCYQLGQFAEHGFVGSPEDLHMAFDLYKCSSKDFYPPATVRMVEMLIEHGDVFSIPESPIHLLTQAIDMGCDEAMLLLAQLYERGRQLIREPWLAVSLYRRAAMAGNSTAQLKLGQILDGSDVAGLPLAEDIQEAIEWYYRVTTDQNNPDVRGWAYMYLGRISFRMRDFGIAQLHYEAAAALGIIGAEVMMQHARDAYDECYGEEGIG; from the coding sequence ATGACCTCAAATATTCTCTCTGCTTCCCCTGCAAAGTACCGTGCTCCGACCGTGACCACGGCTTATCAGCACGACAAATTTGTATTGCCAAATGGGCAGATTCTCTGCGGTATTGGACGCGCAGGGCCTGATCTGGACGCCTATTGCAACTCACATTTTCAGCGTTCCTGGTTTGAAGTAATACTCGAAATTGAACGTAGTCTTTCAGAGAGATTGCGTGGCATTGAAAAGCGTTTGCCCGCTTTGGAAGCGCTGCTCACTGATGGGCAATCCCCTGAGACGCTGCGTCCGGTTTTCCAAGACATCATTGGTACATTGAGTGCGCTTGTCGAGCACGGGTGCCTTGATGCCCAGATGCGGATTGGACTGCTGTATCTCTCAATTGGGGAATACTTTGAGCCAGGCGGCCAAGCCCAGAAGCGGGGCTTAGAGGAAATTCTGCACGCTCAGGGTAATGGTCACCCCAACGCTGCCTATACCCTGGGGGATTACTACGTTGAAAAGGGCTGTTTGGAGGAAGCGTTCTGTTTTTATCAAATGGGGCATCAGCGAGGTTGTGCCGTGTGCTGTTACCAGCTTGGGCAGTTCGCCGAGCATGGTTTTGTTGGAAGCCCTGAAGATCTGCACATGGCTTTTGACCTCTACAAATGCTCATCTAAAGATTTCTACCCACCGGCAACCGTTCGCATGGTCGAAATGCTCATAGAGCACGGAGATGTATTTTCGATCCCAGAGTCTCCGATTCATTTGCTCACTCAGGCTATTGATATGGGATGCGACGAAGCCATGTTGTTGTTGGCACAGCTTTATGAGCGCGGCAGGCAGCTCATTCGAGAGCCATGGCTGGCCGTCTCGCTGTACCGCCGTGCTGCAATGGCTGGAAATTCAACCGCCCAATTGAAGCTGGGGCAGATACTCGACGGGAGTGATGTTGCTGGTCTTCCGTTAGCTGAGGACATCCAGGAAGCCATCGAGTGGTACTACAGGGTAACTACAGACCAGAACAATCCAGATGTGCGTGGGTGGGCCTACATGTACCTAGGTCGCATCTCTTTCAGAATGCGAGATTTTGGTATTGCACAGCTGCACTATGAGGCTGCAGCCGCACTAGGCATCATTGGTGCGGAGGTTATGATGCAGCATGCGAGGGATGCTTATGACGAGTGTTATGGTGAGGAGGGAATTGGTTAG
- a CDS encoding tyrosine-type recombinase/integrase: protein MKLKLAGDLKLFYPLPNLKLYSHHIDNRIFTKDGSNLPFLVWPDHTPCTAINLYMLTLRDQRGRAGQPLSRRGSKGGTIGDYAGKLSQLIRYCSNEHLDFLELTDLHFTRFISKLRKQRYKDRLIQRQKNENTLTSTGQVCLNFLRFLGNFSGKPNFVAENGVIKTTTREYSIVGHNGQVIKKTSIWHHSFTLGETGDTRNPISPKSVKSLRQAADDANTSSFINSRRHLHISFLEYLGPRRGELADIKVEAINRAWHMKFPVLDLLTLKQGEPVIRQIPVSRVLLQQARTYMKLHRPSAIKIFTKGGRPDHGKLFVSERTGKPLADTTITNEIHTLRKAAGISEQACAHMFRHAFCTNLFVILFQRNKFKNSKEFEIRLISDSFFLHTVKQLSGHKTLEGLMPYIHLAYRRLNNIEETVSIANLILLQDEFDSHLRLLCHELKKGLGTFQFIDRVEELISLKYQDRDDILNK, encoded by the coding sequence ATGAAACTAAAATTAGCTGGCGACTTAAAACTATTTTACCCATTGCCTAACCTTAAACTGTACAGTCATCATATCGATAACAGAATTTTTACCAAGGACGGTTCAAATCTCCCATTTTTGGTGTGGCCTGACCATACACCTTGTACCGCAATAAATTTGTACATGCTCACTCTTCGCGACCAACGAGGGCGGGCCGGACAGCCGCTGTCAAGACGTGGCAGCAAAGGTGGAACAATAGGTGACTATGCCGGCAAGCTCAGTCAATTGATTAGATATTGTAGTAATGAACATCTTGATTTCTTAGAGCTTACTGATTTGCACTTTACGCGTTTTATATCAAAACTACGCAAACAACGATACAAAGATCGATTGATTCAACGCCAAAAAAATGAAAACACTCTAACCTCTACCGGCCAAGTATGCCTAAACTTTCTTCGTTTTCTAGGAAACTTCAGCGGCAAGCCAAACTTTGTCGCCGAAAATGGAGTCATCAAGACAACAACTCGTGAGTACAGCATTGTTGGGCATAATGGTCAGGTTATTAAAAAGACGTCTATATGGCATCACAGCTTCACTCTTGGCGAGACAGGGGACACCAGAAACCCAATTTCCCCGAAAAGCGTTAAAAGCCTTAGACAGGCTGCAGACGACGCTAACACCTCCTCATTTATTAACTCAAGAAGGCATTTGCATATTTCATTTCTTGAATATCTGGGGCCTCGCCGAGGCGAGCTTGCAGATATTAAAGTCGAGGCAATAAACCGGGCATGGCATATGAAATTCCCCGTATTAGACTTACTGACACTCAAGCAAGGAGAGCCTGTTATTCGCCAAATTCCTGTTTCTAGAGTATTACTTCAGCAGGCTCGTACATACATGAAACTTCATCGCCCCAGCGCTATAAAGATATTCACTAAGGGCGGGAGGCCAGATCATGGAAAGTTGTTCGTGTCCGAACGTACCGGAAAACCGCTTGCCGACACAACTATCACAAATGAAATACATACTCTTAGAAAAGCTGCGGGGATTTCAGAGCAAGCTTGCGCCCATATGTTTAGACACGCCTTCTGCACCAACTTATTTGTTATATTATTCCAAAGAAACAAATTCAAAAATAGCAAGGAATTTGAGATAAGGTTAATCAGCGACAGTTTTTTTCTCCATACAGTTAAGCAGTTGAGTGGCCATAAAACCTTGGAAGGTCTTATGCCCTACATCCACCTTGCCTATCGTCGCCTTAATAATATAGAGGAGACTGTCAGCATTGCTAACCTTATTCTACTGCAAGATGAGTTCGACTCTCATCTTAGACTATTATGCCACGAACTCAAAAAAGGTCTTGGCACTTTTCAATTTATAGACAGAGTAGAGGAGCTTATTTCACTCAAATACCAAGACAGAGATGATATCCTTAATAAATAA
- a CDS encoding universal stress protein, with the protein MTRVMACIDNSQSSLAVCDYAAWASHQLDAPLTLLHVLDEEKYPAAADLSGNIGLGSREHLLEELATLDAQRARLALEQGQHMLEKARERTVISGAGFPELKQRHGHLVESLSDLQEDIRLLVIGRVGEDSARSTRTLGSQIEAVVRTIHRPILITANSYKKPEKVMLAFDGSPTAYKTIQILAASQLCEGLPIHLVMVGADSEDNRDALAKAVGMFLSAGFEVQAQIRQGEVEAALHVYQAEHGIDLLVMGAFGHSRIRQFLVGSTTTTMLRTATMPVLLLR; encoded by the coding sequence ATGACCCGCGTAATGGCATGCATTGATAACTCACAATCCTCACTAGCGGTCTGCGACTACGCAGCATGGGCTTCGCATCAGTTAGATGCGCCACTGACCTTGCTGCATGTATTGGATGAAGAGAAATACCCTGCAGCAGCTGACCTGAGTGGAAACATTGGCCTCGGCAGTCGAGAACACCTGCTGGAGGAACTGGCTACGTTGGATGCCCAGCGTGCCAGGCTCGCTCTGGAGCAGGGTCAGCACATGCTTGAAAAAGCCAGGGAGCGAACTGTCATCTCCGGTGCTGGTTTTCCTGAGTTGAAGCAGCGCCACGGCCACTTGGTAGAAAGTCTGAGCGACCTTCAGGAGGATATTCGGCTATTGGTGATCGGAAGAGTGGGAGAAGACAGCGCACGCAGTACGCGTACCCTTGGTAGCCAGATAGAAGCTGTCGTGCGAACAATTCACCGGCCCATCTTGATCACAGCCAATAGCTATAAAAAGCCCGAAAAAGTGATGCTCGCATTTGACGGCAGCCCTACGGCCTACAAAACCATTCAGATACTTGCCGCCAGCCAGCTTTGCGAAGGCCTGCCCATTCATCTCGTTATGGTAGGAGCAGACTCGGAAGATAATCGTGATGCTCTGGCGAAGGCTGTAGGCATGTTCCTCTCTGCCGGCTTTGAAGTACAGGCCCAGATCCGGCAAGGAGAAGTGGAGGCGGCTTTGCACGTTTATCAAGCGGAGCACGGAATTGATCTGCTGGTCATGGGTGCCTTCGGGCACTCACGCATCAGACAATTTCTGGTAGGCAGCACAACTACGACGATGCTTCGAACGGCCACCATGCCTGTGTTGTTACTTCGCTGA